The following nucleotide sequence is from Rhodospirillales bacterium.
TTGTGAATGCCACTATTCCAGCGGGCAGCTATGCCGAAAAATGGGATGTGGATACGCTGCATATGGAATGCCAGCGGGTGTTGGGGCTTGATTTACCTGTTCAGGATTGGGCACGCGAGGAAGGTATTGCGGAAGGCGAAATCATGGAACGCGTGATGGATGAATCGGACAAGAAAATGGCGGCGAAAGTTGCGCATTACGGCGCGCAGATGTGGCGTCAACTTGAAAAATCCTTCGTGTTGCAATTGCTTGATCAACACTGGAAAGAGCATTTGCTTAATCTCGACCATGTACGTCAAGGGATAAATTTGCGCGCTTTTGGTCAGAAAGATCCTCTCAATGAATATAAGGCTGAAGCCTTCGCGGCTTTTGAACAAATGCTCGGCGCGATGAACGAAACCATCACGCAAACGCTGTGTCTGGTTGAAATTAATGTTGAGGCGCGTCCTGGTGACCTTATGCCGGGTCAAGAGCAAGAAATGCGTGAAACGCGGCAAGACCCGGCGCTTATGGGCACAGGGCAGCAAGCCGGCGGAAGTACAGAGGGAAATGTTCGGCCTATGACGCAGAAACGCGCATTTGATAAAGACGATTCAACGACATGGGGCAAAGTTCAGCGCAACGCGTCATGCCCTTGCGGTTCAGGCAAGAAATTCAAGCACTGTCACGGGCAATTGGCGCGTAAGGCTTAGGGTGGACAAGCGCCCGGGATGACGATTAAAGTTGCCCTATGAATTATCAGGAAAAATCATATCTGAGTTTTCACAAAGATTGCGAGCAAGATGGGCAGCATCGGCTGTATTACAACGACTGGGGTGATGCAGACGCCAACCCGGTTGTTTGCGTCCATGGATTAACCGGTAACGGACACGATTTTGATTATCTGGCCGAAGATCTAATCCAAAACGGCCACCGGGTGATTGCTGTTGATTTGCCGGGGCGCGGACGCAGCGACTTTTTTAGCAACCCCCTGCTTTATAACTACGATCAATATATGAATGATTTGCATGAATTGCTGGCACATCTTGGTTTGCAGGCGCCGGGCGGTGTTGACTGGCTTGGCGTGTCGTTAGGCGGGTTGCTCGGCATGCGGATGGCGACGATGAAAGGCAGCCAGATCAAGCGGCTGATACTCAACGATGTCGGGCCGATGGTGCCGAAAGAGGTACTCAATTTTATTCATCAGGTTATTTCACAAACATATGTTTTTGATACGGTTGCCGATTTCGAAGCGCGTATGCGTGCAACGCGGGGGCTTACCTGGGGGCCGGTTACGGATGAACAATGGGCGCATATGGCCAAATATAATGCGCGGGCAACCGATGACGGGCGGATTACGTATGCGTATGACCCGCAAATAGCGGTGGTATTTGAGCATGCACCGATTGGTGATGTCGATTTGTGGCCGTGTTGGGATAAAATCACCTGTCCAACGATGGTTTTACAGGGGGCTGATTCGCTGCTGCTCACTTCAGAAATTCTTGATGATATGCGTAAAAGCGGGCCTTCGTTTGATCTCACCGTCTTTGAAGGCTGCGGGCATGTGCCGTCCCTGATGGCGGATAATCAGATCGAAATTGTGCGGG
It contains:
- a CDS encoding alpha/beta hydrolase; the protein is MNYQEKSYLSFHKDCEQDGQHRLYYNDWGDADANPVVCVHGLTGNGHDFDYLAEDLIQNGHRVIAVDLPGRGRSDFFSNPLLYNYDQYMNDLHELLAHLGLQAPGGVDWLGVSLGGLLGMRMATMKGSQIKRLILNDVGPMVPKEVLNFIHQVISQTYVFDTVADFEARMRATRGLTWGPVTDEQWAHMAKYNARATDDGRITYAYDPQIAVVFEHAPIGDVDLWPCWDKITCPTMVLQGADSLLLTSEILDDMRKSGPSFDLTVFEGCGHVPSLMADNQIEIVRGWLKTTLLSS